A single genomic interval of Hevea brasiliensis isolate MT/VB/25A 57/8 chromosome 4, ASM3005281v1, whole genome shotgun sequence harbors:
- the LOC110641358 gene encoding uncharacterized protein LOC110641358 codes for MTRETPDNSGQHFYGDMTKVFSGNGAAEDRNVNNICAQTGEEFSTEFLRDRIALRRVADQNQLTQVVSNYNQKHQVFYEDLSSIHESHRKGSEYNALDFVPRTGYAVEVESRVYPDHISRCQWEYNSSGQNPCKYTSELNSGQVNMGSTTPHKYVVESPLSYHPYGTAVLESAFCGKMKFLCSFGGRILPRPSDGKLRYVGGETRIISIRKNVTWDELAKKTFAICNQSHTIKYQLPGEDLDALISVCSNEDLHHMIEEYQEIERNGGSQRLRIFLISSSESDSPNSFEGRTPQQSDCDYQYVFAVNGMPDQESSSGQGLASQPIHLRNASDYGPTFHQDSPTSIFALVKKDCSPNSPIVMGTFSNPAAQFLTTLQIPGTSFSLSPPISPVPIQHKDHKNSNIQFYVDQSCTEGNESINTFALDKIPFDNACHPHASAYYNKISQGPLTLMNYHHHHQYLTETDQSNKPSEVHFHNGSPSGDFLSHQLHVQSYMNSERPKLKERALSDSRLQEHDEGSKYYCEKAVNSLCMWNDGREKSPSLAMSNSSQEPMMWEGLTSEKHQAAEHENQCSFNTMKNTDLNQVLLKRADRTVTCSSESRQCAGNISNDNSIEYKDLQSSDNFLSIHRHQQDSKESGRMVCITRVNALEYSVDNIREHPQGCQSGKTKPAPDFLFKNQNVINDQQCTIAERKSDQQTPGAHHGYHHPPYLRSSNQKPEVQSSAFPNVSKTAASSKLFSFYDEDPLNYPDHKVEIVSINRKPYEGPKIRDAPQRLDDHHENKVLESVVIVEDVTGTTTPDIPFSSRVFPQIEEEATDEFPSHRDAVTESTAQGSVSEADGRDNDESIGDAAMAEIEAGIYGLQIIRNADIEELQELGSGTFGTVFYGKWRGTDVAIKRIKKSCFAGRSSEQERLTKDFWREARILSNLHHPNVVAFYGVVPDGPGGTMATVTEYMVNGSLRHVLQKKDKALDRRKKLIIALDAAFGMEYLHLKDIVHFDLKCDNLLVNLRDPQRPICKVGDFGLSRIKHNTLVSGGVRGTLPWMAPELLDGSSNRVSEKVDVYSFGISMWEILTCEEPYANMHCGAIIGGIVSNTLRPAIPERCDPKWRNLMEECWSFNPAARPSFTEITNKLRAMSEALQTKRRNPTKT; via the exons ATGACAAGGGAGACTCCTGATAACTCAGGCCAGCATTTCTATGGAGATATGACCAAGGTTTTCTCTGGTAATGGAGCTGCTGAGGATAGAAATGTAAATAATATTTGTGCACAGACAGGTGAGGAATTTTCTACCGAGTTTTTACGTGATCGTATTGCTCTAAGAAGGGTGGCTGATCAAAACCAGCTAACACAAGTAGTGTCTAATTATAACCAGAAACATCAGGTGTTTTATGAGGATCTTTCCAGCATTCATGAGAGTCATAGAAAAGGCTCCGAATATAATGCCTTGGATTTTGTTCCCAGGACAGGATATGCTGTTGAAGTAGAGAGCAGGGTATATCCTGATCATATAAGCAGATGTCAATGGGAATATAATTCCAGTGGACAAAACCCTTGTAAATATACTAGTGAACTGAATTCTGGTCAAGTTAATATGGGCTCAACAACTCCCCATAAATACGTGGTGGAGTCCCCTCTGTCATATCATCCTTATGGAACAGCAGTTTTGGAAAGTGCTTTCtgtggaaaaatgaaatttttatgcAGCTTTGGGGGCAGGATATTACCAAGGCCAAGTGATGGAAAGCTTCGGTATGTGGGAGGAGAGACGCGAATTATATCCATCCGGAAAAATGTAACGTGGGATGAACTTGCAAAGAAAACTTTCGCGATTTGCAATCAATCTCACACGATTAAGTACCAGCTCCCTGGTGAGGATCTCGATGCCCTTATTTCTGTTTGTTCTAATGAAGATCTACATCATATGATAGAAGAATATCAAGAGATAGAAAGGAATGGAGGCTCACAAAGACTGCGAATATTTCTCATTTCTTCTAGTGAATCTGATAGCCCAAATTCATTTGAGGGAAGGACTCCACAGCAGAGTGATTGTGACTACCAATATGTTTTTGCTGTCAATGGCATGCCGGATCAAGAGAGCTCCAGTGGACAAGGTTTGGCAAGCCAACCAATCCACTTGCGAAATGCTTCAGATTATGGTCCTACTTTTCATCAAGACTCTCCTACATCCATTTTTGCATTAGTTAAGAAGGATTGTAGTCCAAATTCCCCCATTGTGATGGGAACATTTTCAAATCCTGCTGCTCAGTTTCTCACTACACTCCAGATTCCAGGCACATCCTTCAGTCTATCTCCTCCTATATCTCCAGTTCCAATTCAGCACAAAGATCACAAGAATTCTAACATACAATTTTATGTTGATCAATCTTGTACGGAGGGTAATGAGAGCATTAATACTTTTGCCTTGGACAAAATTCCATTTGACAATGCCTGTCATCCCCATGCCTCtgcatattataataaaatttctcAAGGACCATTGACATTAATGAATTACCATCATCATCACCAATACTTGACAGAAACTGACCAGAGTAACAAACCATCGGAAGTGCATTTTCACAATGGTAGCCCAAGTGGAGATTTTCTGTCACATCAACTACATGTTCAAAGTTATATGAATTCAGAGAGACCCAAGCTTAAGGAAAGGGCACTTTCCGACTCACGATTGCAAGAACATGATGAAGGGTCAAAATACTACTGTGAAAAGGCAGTTAACTCTCTGTGCATGTGGAATGATGGAAGGGAAAAATCACCTTCTCTGGCAATGTCAAATTCCTCACAAGAGCCAATGATGTGGGAAGGTTTAACGAGTGAGAAACACCAAGCAGCTGAACATGAGAATCAGTGCAGCTTTAACACAATGAAGAATACTGACTTGAACCAAGTGTTGTTGAAGAGGGCGGACAGGACGGTAACTTGCTCTAGTGAAAGCAGACAATGTGCAGGAAACATTTCGAATGATAATTCCATTGAGTATAAGGACTTACAAAGCTCAGACAACTTTCTAAGCATTCATCGCCACCAACAAGATTCAAAAGAATCTGGAAGAATGGTTTGTATCACTCGAGTTAATGCTTTGGAATATTCTGTAGATAATATAAGGGAGCATCCCCAGGGTTGCCAATCAGGCAAGACTAAACCTGCACCTGACTTCCTTTTCAAGAACCAAAATGTGATCAACGATCAGCAGTGTACTATAGCAGAGAGAAAAAGTGATCAACAGACTCCTGGTGCACATCATGGATATCACCATCCTCCATATCTAAGATCAAGCAACCAAAAACCTGAAGTCCAGAGTTCT GCATTTCCAAACGTATCCAAGACTGCTGCTTCAAGTAAATTGTTTTCTTTCTATGATGAAGACCCTTTGAATTATCCTGACCACAAGGTTGAAATCGTAAGCATCAACAGAAAACCATACGAGGGACCAAAGATTAGAGATGCTCCACAGCGCTTAGATGATCATCACGAGAATAAGGTGTTGGAATCAGTTGTAATTGTTGAAGATGTTACTGGCACAACAACTCCAGATATCCCCTTTTCTTCAAGAGTCTTCCCACAGATAGAAGAAGAGGCCACTGATGAATTCCCATCTCATAGAGATGCTGTGACAGAAAGCACAGCACAAGGATCTGTATCTGAG GCTGATGGCAGAGATAATGATGAATCTATTGGTGATGCTGCAATGGCTGAAATAGAAGCAGGCATCTATGGTTTGCAG ATTATAAGGAATGCTGACATAGAAGAATTGCAAGAGTTAGGATCTGGTACATTTGGAACTGTTTTTTATGGGAAGTGGAGGGGTACTGATGTTGCTATTAAGAGGATCAAAAAGAGTTGTTTTGCTGGCAGATCATCAGAGCAAGAGCGGCTG ACTAAAGATTTCTGGAGAGAGGCGCGGATCCTATCGAATCTTCACCATCCAAATGTTGTTGCATTTTATGGTGTAGTCCCTGATGGGCCTGGAGGAACAATGGCAACTGTAACCGAGTATATGGTTAATGGATCATTGAGGCATGTCTTGCAAAAAAAGGACAA AGCACTTGATCGTCGTAAAAAGCTTATAATTGCACTGGATGCAGCTTTTGGCATGGAATATCTACATTTGAAAGATATTGTTCATTTTGATTTGAAGTGCGACAATTTGCTCGTGAATTTGAGGGATCCACAACGACCCATATGCAAG GTTGGAGATTTTGGATTGTCAAGAATTAAACACAATACGCTAGTGTCTGGTGGGGTGCGTGGAACCCTCCCATGGATGGCACCAGAATTACTTGATGGCAGCAGCAATCGAGTCTCTGAGAAG GTCGATGTGTACTCATTTGGTATTTCAATGTGGGAGATCTTGACTTGTGAGGAGCCATATGCCAACATGCATTGTGGTGCTATCATAG GTGGAATTGTAAGCAACACACTTAGGCCTGCTATACCAGAACGTTGTGATCCAAAGTGGAGAAATTTGATGGAAGAATGTTGGTCTTTCAACCCTGCAGCCAGGCCATCATTTACAGAGATAACAAACAAGCTGCGAGCTATGTCAGAGGCACTCCAAACGAAGCGACGTAAtcccacaaaaacctaa